The following is a genomic window from Campylobacter lari subsp. lari.
GCGTGGTATTACTATCGCTACTTCACACATTGAGTACGAAACAGAAAATCGTCACTATGCTCACGTAGACTGCCCAGGTCACGCTGACTATGTTAAAAACATGATTACTGGTGCTGCTCAAATGGACGGTGCTATTCTTGTTGTTTCTGCAGCAGACGGCCCTATGCCACAAACTAGAGAGCATATCTTACTTTCTCGTCAAGTAGGTGTACCATATATTGTTGTTTTCATGAACAAAGCTGATATGGTTGATGATGCAGAATTATTAGAATTAGTTGAAATGGAAATTAGAGAATTACTAAGCTCTTATGATTTCCCAGGAGATGATACTCCAATTATTTCAGGTTCAGCATTACAAGCTCTTGAAGAAGCAAAAGCTGGTCAAGATGGTGAATGGTCTAAAAAAATCTTAGATCTTATGGCTGCAGTTGATGATTATATTCCAACTCCGGCTCGTGATACAGATAAAGATTTCTTGATGCCAATCGAAGATGTTTTCTCAATCTCAGGTCGTGGAACTGTTGTTACCGGTAGAATTGAAAAAGGTGTTGTAAAAGTTGGTGATACTATAGAAATCGTTGGTATTAGAGACACTCAAACAACCACAGTTACTGGTGTTGAAATGTTTAGAAAAGAAATGGATCAAGGTGAAGCTGGTGATAATGTTGGTGTATTACTTCGTGGAACTAAAAAAGAAGATGTTGAACGTGGTATGGTTCTTGCTAAACCAAAATCAATCACTCCACATACTGATTTTGAAGCAGAAGTTTATATCTTAAATAAAGATGAAGGTGGTCGTCATACTCCATTCTTTAATAATTATAGACCGCAATTTTATGTAAGAACAACTGATGTTACAGGTGCTATTAAACTTGCAGAAGGCGTTGAGATGGTTATGCCAGGCGATAATGTTAGAATTACTGTAAGTCTTATTGCTCCAGTTGCACTTGAGGAAGGTACTCGTTTTGCTATCCGTGAAGGTGGCCGTACTGTTGGATCAGGTGTTGTTTCTAAAATTATTAAATAATTATAAGCGAGATTTGATCTCGCTTTTTAAGGAATAAAAATGAGAATTAAAGTTGGTTTAAAATGTGAAGAGTGCGGTGATATTAATTACAGTACTTTTAAAAATAGTAAAAATACAACTGAAAAGTTAGAATTAAAAAAATATTGCCCAAGATTAAAAAAGCATACAATTCATAAAGAAGTTAAATTAAAAAGTTAAGGCTTTTATAAAAAAGCCCTTAGGGCAATAGCTCCAACGGTAGAGCGCCGGATTCCAAATCCGATGGTTGGGGGTTCGAATCCCTCTTGCCCTGCCACAAAATAAGGTAAAATATGGAAAAACTAATAACTTATTTTAAATTGTCAAAAGCTGAATTAGGAAAAGTAATTTGGCCTTTGAAAGAGCAAGTTAGAAATGCTTATATTACAGTTTTTGTAGTTGTTACTGTTGTTTCATTATTTTTAGCATTAGTTGATTTGATTATGTCATTTTCATTGTCTAAGATTATAGGATAGAAAAATGAATCATAAATGGTATGCAATTCAAACTTATGCAGGTAGTGAGATGGCTGTAAAAAGAGCCATAGAAAATTTAGTTAGAGATCATGGAATTCAAGAGCAATTATTAGAAGTAATTGTTCCAACTGAAGATGTGATTGAATTTAAAAATGGTAAAGAAAAAATAAGTGAAAGAAGTTTGTATTCAGGCTATGTATTTGCTAATATAGACTTATCAACAGAACTTTGGCATAAAATTCAGTCTTTACCAAAGGTTGGTCGTTTTATAGGTGAAAGTAAAAAGCCAACCCCATTAAGTGAAAAAGATATCAATCTTATTTTAGAAAAGGTGAAAAACAAAGCAGCACCTAAGCCTAAAATTTCATTTGATAAAGAAGAAAGTGTAAGAATAACTGAAGGTCCTTTTGCAAACTTTGTTGGTATTGTAGAAGAATATGATATGGTTAGAGGAGTTTTAAAGCTAAATGTTTCTATATTTGGTAGATCAACTCCAGTAGAAATCTTATACTCTCAAGTTGAAAAAATAGTTTGATAATTAAGTAAAGGAGAAAGGTTATGGCTAAAAAAGTCGTAGGAGAAATAAAATTACAAATAGCTGCTACTAAGGCTAACCCATCACCACCAGTTGGTCCTGCTTTGGGTCAACAAGGTGTTAATATTATGGAATTTTGTAAAGCATTTAATGAGAGAACAAAAGATATGGCTGGTTTCAATATCCCAGTTGTTATCACTGTGTATGCTGATAAAAGCTTTACATTCATAACAAAACAACCACCAGCTACAGATTTAATTAAAAAAGCTGCAGGAATTTCTAAAGGTGCAGATAACCCTTTAAAAAACAAAGTGGGCAAACTAACTAAAGCACAAGTTTTAGAAATTGTTGATAAAAAAATCGCTGATATGAATACAAAAGATAGAGAGCAGGCTGCTAAAATTATCATGGGTTCTGCTCGTTCTATGGGTGTTGAAATCGTAGATTAATACTCTTTACCGCCAAGAGTTTAAAAAGGCGGTAGCACTTTATATAAAATGCGGAGAAAATTGATGTCTAAAAATACTAAAAGATTTACAGAATTATTAAAAAAAATAGATTCAAATAAAAACTATTTAATGGATGAGGCAATAAGCACAGTAAAAACTCTTGCTTCTGCTAAATTTGATGAAACAGTTGAAATTGCTTTAAAACTAAATGTTGATCCAAGACATGCAGATCAAATGGTAAGAGGTAGTGTTGTTTTACCTTGCGGTACAGGTAAAAAAGTTCGTGTTGCTGTTATTGCAAAAGATGCAAAAGCTGATGAAGCGAAAAATGCAGGTGCTGATATAGTTGGTAGTGATGATTTAGTAGAAGAAATTCAAAAAGGTAATATGAATTTTGATGTTTTGATTGCTACACCAAATTTAATGGGCCTAGTAGGTAAAGTAGGTCGTATATTAGGACCTAAAGGTTTGATGCCAAATCCTAAAACAGGTACAGTAACAATGGATGTTGCTCAAGCTGTTAATAATGCTAAAAATGGACAAGTTAATTTCCGTGTTGATAAACAAGGAAATATCCATGCAGGTTTAGGTAAAGTTAGTTTTACTCAAGAACAATTAAAAGAAAATATGAGTGCATTTGTAAAAGCCATTAATAAACATAAACCAGCTGCTGCAAAAGGAAGATATATTAAAAATGCTAGTCTTTCTTTGACTATGAGTCCTTCTCTTTCTCTTGATACTCAAGAATTACTTGATACAAAATAAAATTAATGAGAGTTTTTCTCTCATTAATAAAAATTAGATAAGATAATATCTTTTATTTTATCTAATTTTTATCTTAGATTGGAGATAGCCGAGGTCTTAGGACTTAATTAGATTTTCTGCTCTGCTTGAAATCACCGGTCGGAAAGGAGTAAAGATGACTAAAAGCCAAAAAATTGAACTTGTTTCTAAGCTTGAAGATGGTTTTAAGGCTAGTGAAGCTGTTGTAGTTTGTAACTACAAAGGTCTAAATACTAAAAAACTTGAAGAGCTGAGAAATAATGCGAGAGAAATGGATGTTAAAGTTCAAATTATTAAAAATACTTTAGCAAGTATTGCTCTTAAAAATGCCGGCAAAGATGGAATGGAACTTAAAGATACAAATATTTATCTTTGGGGTGAAGACCAATTAAATGTTTCAAAAGTTGCTGATAAATTTAGCGAAGCTAATCAAACATTTGAAATCAAAACCGCATTTATTGATGGTGAAGTTGCTTCAGTAGATAAAGTTAAAGCTTTAGCTAAAATGCCTTCTCGCAATGAGTTGCTTGCTATGCTTTTGCAAGTTTGGAATGCACCAATTACCAATTTTACAATTGGATTGAATGCATTAAAAGAAAAAAAAGAAGCTGAATAAAATTAAAAAGGATAAAAAATGGCAATTACTAAAGAAGATGTATTAGAATTTATTTCTAACCTAAGTGTTCTTGAACTTTCAGAATTAGTAAAAGAATTTGAAGAAAAATTTGGTGTTTCTGCTGCTCCAGTTATGGTTGCAGGTGCTGCTGTTGCAGGTGCTGCTGGTGGTGCTGCTGAAGAAAAAACTGAATTTGACATCGTATTACAAGATGGTGGTGATAAGAAAATCAATGTAATTAAAGTTGTTCGTGCTTTAACTGGTCTTGGTTTAAAAGAAGCAAAAGACGCAGTTGAGCAAACTCCATCAGTTCTCAAAGAAGGTGTTAGTAAAGCTGAAGCTGAAGAAGCTAAAAAACAACTTGAAGAAGCTGGCGCTAAGGTTGAGCTTAAATAATTTTTTTTGTTTTAAAAGAAAGGATTTTATATCCTTTCTTGTTTTCCTTTAATTAGGATTCTTTCTTTCAATACTTTTACCATGGGGTATAATAATATGTTAAATTCACAATCAGGAAATCGTTTAAGAATAGACTTCTCGAATGTTCCACAACAAATAGACATTCCAAATTTATTACAATTACAAAAGAAAAGTTTTGATTATTTTTTAAACATAGATGCGAAAAATTCAGAAAGTGGAATTGAAAAAGTATTTAAATCTATTTTTCCAATTCATGATCCGCAAAATAGATTAAGTTTAGAATATGTAAGTAGTGAAGTGGGCAAACCTAAGTACACTATTAGAGAGTGTATGGAAAGAGGTTTGACTTATTCTGTAAATTTAAAAATGAAAATTCGCCTTACTTTACATGAAAAAGATGAAAAAACGGGTGAAAAAATTGGTATAAAAGATATTAAAGAACAAGAAATTTATATTAGAGAAATTCCATTAATGACAGATAGAATTTCTTTTATAATAAACGGCGTTGAAAGAGTGGTTGTTAATCAACTTCACAGAAGCCCAGGCGTTATTTTTAAAGAAGAAGAAAGTTCAACTGTTGCAAATAAATTAGTATATACAGCTCAAATTATACCAGATCGTGGTTCTTGGCTTTATTTTGAATATGATGCTAAAGATGTGCTTTATGTGCGTATTAATAAAAGAAGAAAAGTGCCTATTACAATTTTATTTAGAGCACTCGGTTATAAAAAACAAGACATTATAAAATTATTTTACCCTATACAAACTATTCATGTTAAAAAAGATAAATTTTTAACAGAGTTTAATCCAAATGACTTTTTAGATAGAGTCGAGTATGACTTAAAAGATGAAAAAGGTAATATAATTCATCAAGCTGGTAAAAGAATGACAAAGAAAAAGGCTGAACAGCTTGTAAAAGATGGGATTAAATGGGTTGAATATCCAGTTGAAATTTTAACAAACAGATATTTAGCTAATCCTATTATTAATAAAGAAACTGGTGAGGTTTTATTTGATTCTTTAACGCTATTAGATGAAAGCAAACTAGCTAAAATTAAAGAACAAAAAACATTTGATATAGCAAATGATTTGGCTAATGGAGTAGATGCTGCAATTATAAATTCATTCATTCAAGATAATGAAACTTTAAAATTATTAAAACAAACTGAGAATATAGATGATGAGAATGATTTAGCAGCTATTAGAATTTATAAAGTAATGAGACCAGGGGAACCTGTAGTGAAAGATGCGGCTAAGGCTTTTGTAAATGATTTATTTTTTAATCCTGAAAGATATGATTTAACAAAAGTTGGCCGCATGAAAATGAATCATAAATTAGGCTTAGATACACCTGAATATGTTACGGTTTTAACCAATGAAGATATAGTAAAAACTGCAAAATATTTAATTAAGGTAAAAAATGGTAGAGGTCATATTGATGATAGAGACCATTTGGGTAATCGTCGTATTAGATCAATCGGAGAGCTTTTAGCTAATGAATTGCATGTTGGCTTAGCAAAAATGCAAAAGGCTATTAGAGATAAATTTACGGCTTTAAATACAGATATTGATAAAGTAATGCCTTATGATTTGATTAATCCTAAGACAATTACTGTAACAATTATGGAATTTTTTACCGGCGGGCAATTATCTCAATTTATGGACCAAACAAACCCATTAAGTGAAGTGACTCATAAGCGTCGTTTATCAGCACTTGGTGAAGGTGGTTTGGTTAAGGAAAGAGCTGGGTTTGAAGTGCGTGATGTTCATGCAACTCATTATGGAAGAATTTGTCCTGTTGAAACTCCAGAAGGTCAAAACATCGGGTTAATTAATACGCTTTCAACTTATGCTAAAGTAAATGATCTGGGTTTTGTTGAAGCACCTTATAAGAAAGTAGAAAATGGAAAAGTAAGTAACGAAATTGTTTACTTGACTGCTACTCAAGAAGAGGGTCTGGTGATTGCTGCAGCTTCAACTAAAATCGATGAAAAAGGTAGTATTGTTGAGGAATTTGTTGAAGCAAGACAGGATGGTGAGACTATACTAGCAAGAAGAGAAGAAGTGCATTTGATTGACCTTTGTTCGGGTATGATTGTAGGGGTTGCAGCGTCGTTAATCCCATTTTTAGAACATGATGATGCAAATAGGGCTTTAATGGGTTCAAACATGCAGCGTCAAGCAGTGCCTTTACTAACCGCACAGGCTCCTATAGTGGGTACTGGTATGGAAAAAATTATCGCTCGTGATGCTTGGGAAGCTATTAAAGCTAAAAGGGCAGGGATTGTAGAAAAAGTTGATAATAAAAATATTTTTATTTTGGGTGAAGATGAAAACGGACCATTTATAGATCATTATAAAATGGAAAAAAATCTAAGAACAAATCAAAATACAACTTTTACGCAGCATCCAATTGTTAAAAAAGGAGAATTTGTTCAAGTAGGTCAAATCATTGCTGATGGTCCAAGTATGGATCAAGGTGAACTTGCTATTGGCAAGAATGCCTTAATTGCATTTATGCCATGGCATGGGTATAACTATGAGGATGCGATTGTTATTAGTGAAAAAATATTGCGCGAAGATACCTTTACTAGTGTACATATCTATGAAAAAGAAGTTGAAGCTAGAGAATTAAAAGATGGTGTAGAAGAAATTACTAAAGATATACCAAATGTTAAAGAAGATGACTTAGCACATCTTGATGAAAGTGGTATTGCAAAAATTGGTACTCATATTAAACCTGGTATGATTTTAGTTGGTAAAGTTTCTCCAAAAGGTGAAGTAAAACCAACCCCTGAAGAAAGATTATTAAGAGCTATTTTTGGTGAAAAAGCAGGACATGTTGTAAATAAATCTTTATATGCAACTGCTTCTATGGAAGGTGTTGTTGTTGATGTAAAAATCTTTACTAAAAAAGGCTATGAAAAAGATGCTAGAGCTATTAAAGCTTATGATGAGGAAAAATTAAATTTAGAAAAAGAACATCACGATAGACTTTTAATGATGGATAGAGAAGAAACTTTAAGAGTTTGTTCATTGCTTTCTAAAACTGCTTTAAATTCAGATGAGGAAATAAATGGTCAAAAATATAAAAAAGGCGCAAAAGTTGATATCAAAGAACTTGAAAAAATTAATCGTTTTGCGTTAAATTCTTTAGTTAAAGCGTATTCTAAAGATGTTCAAAAAGAATATGAAGATTTAAAAAATCATTTCCAAAATGAGAAGAAAAAGCTCAAAAGTGAGCATGATGAAAAACTTGAAATTTTAGAAAAAGATGATATTTTACCAAGTGGAGTAGTTAAACTTGTAAAAGTTTATATAGCAACCAAAAGAAAACTCAAAGTTGGTGATAAAATGGCTGGACGCCATGGAAACAAAGGTATAGTTTCAAATATCGTTCCTGAAGTTGATATGCCATATTTACCTGATGGAAGACCTATTGATATAGCTTTAAACCCTTTAGGTGTTCCAAGTCGTATGAATATAGGCCAAATTCTTGAAAGTCACTTGGGTATAGTTGGTATGAGACTTGGTGATCAAATTCAAGAAATTTTCGATAAAAAACAAAAAGATTTTATTAAGCAATTGCGAACAAAAATTCTTGAAATTTGTAGTGTATCAAGACTAACTTTAGAAAAGAAATTTGTTGAAAGTTTAAACGATGAGCAGCTTATTTCTTATGCAAGAGATTGGGCTAGAGGCGTTAAATTTGCAACTCCTGTATTTGAAGGTGTAACTGTAGAAGAATTTAGCAAGCTTTTTGAGATGGCAAAAATAGCTATGGATGGAAAAAGTGAGCTTTATGATGGAAGAACCGGTGAGAAAATGGCAGAACGCGTACATGTTGGATGTATGTATATGCTAAAACTGCATCACTTAGTTGATGAAAAAGTGCATGCAAGAAGCACAGGACCTTATAGCTTAGTAACACAACAACCAGTTGGTGGTAAAGCATTATTTGGTGGTCAAAGATTTGGTGAGATGGAAGTTTGGGCTTTAGAAGCTTATGGTGCAGCGCATACTTTAAGAGAGATGCTTACTATAAAATCTGATGATGTTGAGGGAAGATTTAGTGCTTATAAAGCTTTAACAAAAGGTGAGAATGTTCCAGCTACTGGTATTCCAGAAACATTCTTTGTACTTACAAACGAATTAAAATCTCTTGCTTTAGATGTTGAGATTTTTGATAAGGATGAAAATAATGAGTAAATTTAAACCTATCGAAATAAAAGAAGATGGTAGACCAAGAGACTTTGAAGCTTTCCAGCTAAGACTTGCAAGTCCAGAAAAAATAAAATCTTGGTCATATGGTGAAGTAAAAAAACCAGAAACTATTAACTATAGAACCTTAAAGCCAGAAAGAGATGGATTATTTTGTGCTAAAATTTTTGGCCCAGTGAGAGATTATGAGTGTCTTTGTGGCAAATACAAAAAAATGCGTTTTAAAGGCATTAAATGTGAAAAGTGTGGGGTTGAAGTTACTACTTCAAAAGTTCGTCGCTCAAGAATGGGGCATATAGAGCTTGTAACTCCTGTTGCTCACATTTGGTATGTAAATTCTTTACCAAGTCGTATAGGAACATTGCTTGGTGTTAAAATGAAAGATTTAGAGCGTGTATTGTATTATGAAGCATACATAGTAGAAAATCCAGGTGATGCATATTATGATAATGAAAATTCAAAAAAAGTTGAATTTTGCGATGTTTTAAATGAAGAGCAATATTTAAATTTAATGCAACGCTATGAAAGCAGTGGATTTAAAGCTAGAATGGGTGGAGAAGTTGTTAGAGATTTGCTAGCAAATTTAGATCTTGTTGCATTGTTAAATCAATTAAAAGAAGATATTGCTTCAACAAATTCTGAAGCCAAGAAAAAAACTATTATCAAGCGCTTAAAAGTTGTAGAAAATTTCTTAAATAGTAATTTAAATAGCAATACAAACATTGATGAAGTTGTGCCAAATAGACCTGAATGGATGATGATCACAAATCTTCCTGTGTTGCCACCTGATTTAAGACCTTTGGTTGCTTTAGATGGTGGAAAATTTGCTGTTTCTGATGTGAATGATTTATATAGAAGA
Proteins encoded in this region:
- the rpoB gene encoding DNA-directed RNA polymerase subunit beta, with the translated sequence MLNSQSGNRLRIDFSNVPQQIDIPNLLQLQKKSFDYFLNIDAKNSESGIEKVFKSIFPIHDPQNRLSLEYVSSEVGKPKYTIRECMERGLTYSVNLKMKIRLTLHEKDEKTGEKIGIKDIKEQEIYIREIPLMTDRISFIINGVERVVVNQLHRSPGVIFKEEESSTVANKLVYTAQIIPDRGSWLYFEYDAKDVLYVRINKRRKVPITILFRALGYKKQDIIKLFYPIQTIHVKKDKFLTEFNPNDFLDRVEYDLKDEKGNIIHQAGKRMTKKKAEQLVKDGIKWVEYPVEILTNRYLANPIINKETGEVLFDSLTLLDESKLAKIKEQKTFDIANDLANGVDAAIINSFIQDNETLKLLKQTENIDDENDLAAIRIYKVMRPGEPVVKDAAKAFVNDLFFNPERYDLTKVGRMKMNHKLGLDTPEYVTVLTNEDIVKTAKYLIKVKNGRGHIDDRDHLGNRRIRSIGELLANELHVGLAKMQKAIRDKFTALNTDIDKVMPYDLINPKTITVTIMEFFTGGQLSQFMDQTNPLSEVTHKRRLSALGEGGLVKERAGFEVRDVHATHYGRICPVETPEGQNIGLINTLSTYAKVNDLGFVEAPYKKVENGKVSNEIVYLTATQEEGLVIAAASTKIDEKGSIVEEFVEARQDGETILARREEVHLIDLCSGMIVGVAASLIPFLEHDDANRALMGSNMQRQAVPLLTAQAPIVGTGMEKIIARDAWEAIKAKRAGIVEKVDNKNIFILGEDENGPFIDHYKMEKNLRTNQNTTFTQHPIVKKGEFVQVGQIIADGPSMDQGELAIGKNALIAFMPWHGYNYEDAIVISEKILREDTFTSVHIYEKEVEARELKDGVEEITKDIPNVKEDDLAHLDESGIAKIGTHIKPGMILVGKVSPKGEVKPTPEERLLRAIFGEKAGHVVNKSLYATASMEGVVVDVKIFTKKGYEKDARAIKAYDEEKLNLEKEHHDRLLMMDREETLRVCSLLSKTALNSDEEINGQKYKKGAKVDIKELEKINRFALNSLVKAYSKDVQKEYEDLKNHFQNEKKKLKSEHDEKLEILEKDDILPSGVVKLVKVYIATKRKLKVGDKMAGRHGNKGIVSNIVPEVDMPYLPDGRPIDIALNPLGVPSRMNIGQILESHLGIVGMRLGDQIQEIFDKKQKDFIKQLRTKILEICSVSRLTLEKKFVESLNDEQLISYARDWARGVKFATPVFEGVTVEEFSKLFEMAKIAMDGKSELYDGRTGEKMAERVHVGCMYMLKLHHLVDEKVHARSTGPYSLVTQQPVGGKALFGGQRFGEMEVWALEAYGAAHTLREMLTIKSDDVEGRFSAYKALTKGENVPATGIPETFFVLTNELKSLALDVEIFDKDENNE
- the rplJ gene encoding 50S ribosomal protein L10, whose translation is MTKSQKIELVSKLEDGFKASEAVVVCNYKGLNTKKLEELRNNAREMDVKVQIIKNTLASIALKNAGKDGMELKDTNIYLWGEDQLNVSKVADKFSEANQTFEIKTAFIDGEVASVDKVKALAKMPSRNELLAMLLQVWNAPITNFTIGLNALKEKKEAE
- the secE gene encoding preprotein translocase subunit SecE, yielding MEKLITYFKLSKAELGKVIWPLKEQVRNAYITVFVVVTVVSLFLALVDLIMSFSLSKIIG
- the rplK gene encoding 50S ribosomal protein L11; this encodes MAKKVVGEIKLQIAATKANPSPPVGPALGQQGVNIMEFCKAFNERTKDMAGFNIPVVITVYADKSFTFITKQPPATDLIKKAAGISKGADNPLKNKVGKLTKAQVLEIVDKKIADMNTKDREQAAKIIMGSARSMGVEIVD
- the nusG gene encoding transcription termination/antitermination protein NusG, whose translation is MNHKWYAIQTYAGSEMAVKRAIENLVRDHGIQEQLLEVIVPTEDVIEFKNGKEKISERSLYSGYVFANIDLSTELWHKIQSLPKVGRFIGESKKPTPLSEKDINLILEKVKNKAAPKPKISFDKEESVRITEGPFANFVGIVEEYDMVRGVLKLNVSIFGRSTPVEILYSQVEKIV
- the rplA gene encoding 50S ribosomal protein L1; its protein translation is MSKNTKRFTELLKKIDSNKNYLMDEAISTVKTLASAKFDETVEIALKLNVDPRHADQMVRGSVVLPCGTGKKVRVAVIAKDAKADEAKNAGADIVGSDDLVEEIQKGNMNFDVLIATPNLMGLVGKVGRILGPKGLMPNPKTGTVTMDVAQAVNNAKNGQVNFRVDKQGNIHAGLGKVSFTQEQLKENMSAFVKAINKHKPAAAKGRYIKNASLSLTMSPSLSLDTQELLDTK
- the rplL gene encoding 50S ribosomal protein L7/L12 — its product is MAITKEDVLEFISNLSVLELSELVKEFEEKFGVSAAPVMVAGAAVAGAAGGAAEEKTEFDIVLQDGGDKKINVIKVVRALTGLGLKEAKDAVEQTPSVLKEGVSKAEAEEAKKQLEEAGAKVELK
- the rpmG gene encoding 50S ribosomal protein L33, yielding MRIKVGLKCEECGDINYSTFKNSKNTTEKLELKKYCPRLKKHTIHKEVKLKS
- the tuf gene encoding elongation factor Tu; translation: MAKEKFSRNKPHVNIGTIGHVDHGKTTLTAAISAVLSRRGLAELKDYDNIDNAPEEKERGITIATSHIEYETENRHYAHVDCPGHADYVKNMITGAAQMDGAILVVSAADGPMPQTREHILLSRQVGVPYIVVFMNKADMVDDAELLELVEMEIRELLSSYDFPGDDTPIISGSALQALEEAKAGQDGEWSKKILDLMAAVDDYIPTPARDTDKDFLMPIEDVFSISGRGTVVTGRIEKGVVKVGDTIEIVGIRDTQTTTVTGVEMFRKEMDQGEAGDNVGVLLRGTKKEDVERGMVLAKPKSITPHTDFEAEVYILNKDEGGRHTPFFNNYRPQFYVRTTDVTGAIKLAEGVEMVMPGDNVRITVSLIAPVALEEGTRFAIREGGRTVGSGVVSKIIK